One Caulobacter segnis genomic window carries:
- a CDS encoding lysophospholipid acyltransferase family protein translates to MIYLRSFLFQLFFWLWSAAWAIGMVVTFPLPRAANTWCLATWSKGLIVALRVMAGIKVEVRGQQYRPTGPALVAAKHQSMFDVFSQFALLPDACFVMKKELLMVPLFGWHGVKAGMIVVDRGGHSAALKKLVRDAVERMRETRQVVIFPEGTRGDVGQPGDYKPGIAALYRELDMPVTPLALNCGVHWNKGFLRKPGTIVFEYLEPIPAGLKRGEFMRELQTRIDTATKALEDEGL, encoded by the coding sequence TTGATCTATCTGCGTTCGTTCCTGTTCCAGCTGTTCTTCTGGCTGTGGTCGGCGGCCTGGGCGATCGGCATGGTCGTCACCTTCCCCCTGCCCCGCGCCGCCAACACCTGGTGCCTGGCGACCTGGTCCAAGGGGCTTATCGTCGCCCTGCGCGTGATGGCGGGCATCAAGGTCGAGGTCCGCGGCCAGCAATACCGCCCGACCGGCCCGGCCCTGGTCGCGGCCAAGCACCAGTCGATGTTCGACGTCTTCAGCCAGTTCGCCCTGCTGCCCGACGCCTGCTTCGTGATGAAGAAGGAGCTGCTGATGGTGCCGCTCTTCGGTTGGCACGGCGTGAAGGCCGGCATGATCGTCGTCGATCGCGGCGGCCACTCGGCCGCGCTGAAGAAGCTGGTCCGCGACGCCGTCGAGCGCATGCGGGAGACGCGGCAGGTGGTGATCTTCCCGGAAGGCACCCGCGGCGACGTCGGTCAGCCCGGCGACTACAAGCCCGGCATCGCGGCCCTGTACCGCGAACTGGACATGCCGGTGACGCCCCTGGCGCTGAACTGCGGCGTCCATTGGAACAAGGGCTTCCTGCGCAAGCCCGGCACGATCGTCTTCGAATATCTCGAGCCCATTCCCGCCGGCCTGAAGCGCGGCGAGTTCATGCGCGAACTGCAGACGCGGATCGACACCGCGACCAAGGCGCTGGAGGACGAGGGGCTTTAA